In Cutaneotrichosporon cavernicola HIS019 DNA, chromosome: 1, one DNA window encodes the following:
- a CDS encoding uncharacterized protein (Glycosyltransferase sugar-binding region containing DXD motif), translated as MSNPPRRPGAKKALWRRPLVILAVLIFLVLVGTVIVLSTVKAYFGVDPAVFLTEDDVPWRPEDAILPLRDLAPVEASAESSISNAERADDFGMILDGDVADADDATDAPVSTDTSTSTSEDSEEWGLDGKGTGGYWMRKGWDGKVQDTHSWERLYNVTTREGEKIPRIIHQTWKSDVLPDKWRKSFRECREGMPDYEYMLWTDELAVEFIKKNYPAQLHMYENYPHPIQRADAIRYFVLHHFGGIYMDLDIGCRRRIDQLLQGDWEVVLPVTKPVGVSNDLILSSKGNAFMDDTVHGLAAFNHYYVMHYPTVMFSTGPMFLSAQLGMYSSAHPVTPTNPVRQVRVLPKSLYGKNAPQAEVPHSFFSHFYGSSWHANDAGFITWLGKWGKGLMYVGSVVLVVMVLRLIWTRMRRKNGPQYMMLPVFDDGTSSAPLSPVSDTPPALSDALRRAGNMILAAPAALVHGPRRQKGWLYFVPWRQTPTHNRRRTASEASQLPRRPHSASNSVSLVPVAYSDHPHAPPPPPYDAEMDAVDAFLKDNADDEVSSQVSGSASGSTAAARQRDEWREGKWGDWRND; from the exons ATGTCCAACCCCCCGCGCCGGCCCGGCGCGAAGAAGGCCTTGTGGCGTCGTCCACTCGTCATCTTGGCCGttctcatcttcctcgtccttgttgGCACTGTCATTGTCCTCTCGACTGTCAAAGCGTACTTTGGCGTGGACCCAGCCGTGTTCTtgaccgaggacgacgtaCCATGGCGCCCTGAAGACGCGATCTTGCCGCTTCGTGACCTGGCGCCGGTTGAGGCTTCGGCAGAATCGTCAATCTCCAACGCCGAGCGTGCAGATGACTTTGGCATGATTCTCGACGGCGATGTtgccgatgccgacgacgccacAGACGCGCCTGTCTCGACGGACACGTCCACGTCCACATCcgaggacagcgaggaGTGGGGTCTCGACGGCAAGGGCACTGGCGGATACTGGATGCGCAAGGGCTGGGACGGCAAGGTCCAAGACACGCACTCGTGGGAGCGCCTGTACAacgtgacgacgag GGAAGGCGAGAAGATCCCCCGCATCATCCACCAGACTTGGAAGTCGGACGTGCTGCCTGACAAGTGGCGCAAGAGCTTCCGCGAGTGCCGCGAGGGTATGCCCGACTACGAGTACATGCTGTGGAcggacgagctggcggtCGAGTTCATCAAGAAGAACTACCCTGCCCAACTGCACATGTACGAAAACTACCCGCACCCGAtccagcgcgccgacgcgatCCGCTACTTTGTCCTCCACCACTTTGGCGGCATCTACATGGACCTCGACATTGGGTGCCGGCGTCGCATAGACCAGCTGCTACAGGGCGACTGGGAGGTCGTGCTCCCCGTGACCAAGCCGGTTGGTGTGAGCAACGATCTCATCTTGTCCTCCAAGGGGAATGCGTTCATGGACGACACGGTGCACGGTCTGGCCGCGTTCAACCACTACTACGTCATGCACTACCCAACAGTCATGTTCTCGACAGGTCCCATGTTCCTCTCGGCGCAGCTGGGGATGTACAGCTCGGCGCACCCGGTGACACCTACGAACCCTGTCCGCCAGGTCCGCGTCCTTCCCAAGTCGCTGTACGGCAAGAACGCGCCACAGGCAGAGGTGCCCCACTCGTTCTTCTCCCACTTCTACGGGTCGAGCTGGCACGCCAACGACGCGGGTTTCATTACATGGCTCGGCAAGTGGGGCAAGGGGCTGATGTACGTTGGTTCTGTggtgctcgtcgtcatggTCCTGCGCCTCATctggacgaggatgcgccGCAAGAATGGGCCGCAGTACATGATGCTCCCTGTGTTTGATGATGGGACATCGAGTGCGCCCCTCTCCCCAGTTTCGGacacgccgcccgcgcTTAGTGACGCTCTTCGGAGGGCGGGCAACATGATCCTCGCCGCAcccgccgcgctcgtccaTGGCCCGCGGCGCCAGAAGGGATGGCTGTACTTTGTTCCCTGGCGGCAGACACCGACCCAcaaccgccgccgcacagcgagcgaggcgagtCAGCTCCCCCGCCGGCCACACAGTGCGTCGAACAGTGTGTCCCTCGTGCCCGTCGCGTACAGTGACCACCCACACGCaccgcctccaccgccatacgacgccgagatggacgcggtcgacgcgttcctcaaggacaatgcggacgacgaggtgagcAGCCAGGTGTCGGGGTCGGCAAGTggctcgacggcggcggcgcggcagCGCGACGAGTGGCGCGAGGGCAAGTGGGGCGACTGGCGTAATGACTAG
- the ctf18 gene encoding uncharacterized protein (ATPase family associated with various cellular activities (AAA)), with amino-acid sequence MPSAPLFEPGDLFAFSQDPRDEPDEDELEAMLADDEAERAAAKDLERLLDDDSHSKAEEEKKHAAARRRAAMLAAFTDDGQMGSQSQPESQPQPSSTAPPKSQREFEPVFTFDLDEPPRSPSPPRVIFDAAGRPMRSVRAATASGSTVQFKRRIKPHAPVDMAHAGQKQAVDLLTTPLHVLKAQADEIRSAEKAREGRTETVTQGIKKGLWVDKYRPTKFSDLLGEDRVHRDVMTWLKEWDQCVFKRAAPKKRKIDENTNTFYHDPLGRPRERILLLSGPPGYGKTTLAHVVAKHAGYRTLEINASDDRNAATVTTRIQNAIDAGSGINSDRPTCVIIDEIDGATGGGDHGFVRSLIKLIQDVPAKKKTRTPARPLRRPIICICNDLYAVALRPLRQHARIVRFHKSPSQFLVERLRFICDRERLKADLRVLTLLVDLAGADVRSCLNTLQFIKSRSPVLTADAIKSSSVGAKDAGTTLNTVWNALFVPMAAKQRRKEMDAADDGRYVDRLAFMLQACGDYDRVVQGCFENYTHLKPLDTSLGNICRLHDWVGYFDHLSSHIGENMEFELMAYLPYAIVPWYSHFAAPSNAKRPIEWPKVDYEASIGRDWSDVAGVPQLIPLLMRIISPPLKPVNANIVKASERAVLVRLVQLLIPLGFRFWQDKTEDGQPQMRLEPAIDVFVTYDGKRAGDILASRFAVRQLVAQAMDTEVARRRGQAGDSTATSTAEALAEQYGAAKTGSKAREDAPAAASTDFFGRVRVPTSVGKSGALVDDAEHDAGKASLKFRAVYRFNEGSSSAATRHPDLLAGYRIPLALLATRSSILPFPPSLQSICIRIQHL; translated from the exons ATGCCCAGCGCACCCCTCTTCGAGCCGGGCGACCTCTTTGCCTTTTCCCAAGATCCTCGAGATGAGCctgatgaggacgagctcgaagCCATGCtggcggacgacgaggcggaacgcgcggccgccaaaGACCTTGAACGACTATTGGATGACGACTCACACagcaaggccgaggaagagaagaaACATGCGGCTGCACGACGGCGTGCGGCCATGCTCGCGGCGTTTACGGATGATGGCCAGATGGGCTCTCAGTCACAACCTGAGAGCCAGCCTCAACCCTCATCGACAGCCCCGCCCAAGAGCCAGCGTGAATTCGAGCCCGTCTTCACTttcgacctcgacgaac CTCCCCGATCCCCTTCCCCGCCACGAGTGATTTTCGACGCCGCGGGCCGACCAATGCGTTCCGTTCGAGCCGCCACGGCCTCGGGTTCCACCGTACAGTTCAAGCGGCGAATCAAGCCGCACGCACCCGTTGACATGGCACATGCTGGGCAGAAACAggccgtcgacctcctcactACGCCCCTGCATGTGTTAAAGGCGCAGGCGGACGAGATTCGGAGTGCCGAAAAGGCACGCGAGGGGAGGACGGAGACGGTGACACAGGGCATCAAGAAGGGGTTGTGGGTTGATAAATATCGGCCAACCAAGTTTTCCGAtctgctcggcgaggac CGCGTCCACCGTGACGTCATGACATGGCTCAAAGAGTGGGACCAGTGCGTGTTCAAGCGAGCAGCAccgaagaagcgcaagatCGACGAGAACACCAACACGTTCTATCACGATCCCCTCGGGCGACCACGGGAACGA atcctcctcctctccggcCCACCGGGATACGGCAAGACGACGCTTgcgcacgtcgtcgccaagcATGCCGGCTACCGCACTCTCGAGATCAACGCAAGCGACGACCGCAACGCTGCGACGGTCACCACGCGTATCCAGAATGCCATCGACGCCGGCTCGGGCATTAACTCTGACCGTCCAACATGTGTGATCATCGACGAGATTGACGGCGCGACCGGCGGCGGTGACCAT GGCTTTGTGCGCTCCCTCATCAAGCTTATCCAGGACGTACCagcgaagaagaaga CCAGAACCCCCGCACGGCCACTGCGCCGACCCATCATCTGTATCTGCAACGACCTGTACGCGGTCGCCCTCCGTCCCTTGCGCCAGCACGCACGCATCGTACGCTTCCACAAGAGCCCGAGCCAGTTCTTGGTCGAGCGCTTGCGGTTCATCTGCGACCGCGAACGActcaaggccgacctgCGCGTGTTGACCCTCCTCGTTGACCTCGCGGGAGCCGACGTCCGCAGTTGCTTGAATACATTGCAG TTCATCAAGTCACGCTCACCTGTGCTAaccgccgacgccatcaAGTCGTCATCGGTCGGTGCCAAGGATGCTGGGACAACACTCAACACTGTGTGGAATGCCCTCTTTGTGCCCATGGCGGCCAAGCAGCGCCgcaaggagatggacgcggCTGACGACGGACGATACGTCGACCGTCTCGCGTTCATGCTCCAGGCGTGCGGAGATTACGACCGCGTCGTCCAGGGCTGCTTTGAAAACTACACCCACCTGAAACCGCTCGACACGAGCTTGGGCAACATCTGCCGCTTGCACGACTGGGTGGGATATTTCGACCACTTGTCGAGCCACATTGGCGAGAACATGGAGTTTGAGCTCATGGCATACCTTCCGTACGCCATTGTCCCCTGGTATTCGCATTTCGCGGCACCATCAAACGCCAAGCGACCTATCGAATGGCCCAAGGTCGATTATGAGGCAAGTATTGGGCGTGACTGGTCTGACGTTGCAGGCGTACCTC AGCTCATTCCGCTGCTCATGCGCATCATTTCACCGCCTCTGAAACCA GTGAATGCCAACATTGTGAAAGCTTCCGAACGTGCGGTTCTTGTGCGCCTTGTCCAACTCCTGATTCCCCTGGGCTTCCGCTTCTGGCAGGACAAGACGGAAGACGGGCAGCCGCAAATGAGGCTTGAACC TGCCATTGACGTGTTTGTGACCTATGATGGAAAGCGAGCTGGGGACATTCTGGCGTCGCGGTTTGCTGTGCGGCAGCTCGTTGCCCAAGCG ATGGACACGGAGgttgcgcgccgccgcggccaagcCGGTGACAGCACGGCCACGTCTACGGCTGAGGCGTTGGCTGAGCAGTATGGCGCGGCCAAGACGGGTTCCAAGGCCAGAGAGGACGCGCCAGCTGCTGCCTCGACGGACTTCTTTGGCCGTGTCCGTGTGCCAACAAGTGTTGGAAAATCGGGGGCCCTTGTGGATGACGCTG AGCATGACGCGGGTAAAGCATCTTTGAAATTCCGCGCCGTGTACAGGTTCAACGAGGGGTCTAGTAGTGCA GCTACTCGCCATCCCGACCTCCTAGCTGGATACCGGATACCGCTTGCTC TGCTCGCGACCCGCTCCAGCATTCTCCCCTTTCCTCCCTCACTGCAATCCATCTGCATTCGCATTCAACATCTATAA
- a CDS encoding uncharacterized protein (helix loop helix domain) yields the protein MATITPPSTSPMSMPLSIKVEAVGMGGLARPAAAGPNKPKPRKRNNNAEKRELHNATERARRETLNGRFDTLRDHVPGLRGCRRASKSAVVNGAIASLKDNRRRSLLSAKVIRELAAERNELFEECNRLRQMAHLPPKTGPTNLWTDEMAQLCTVEEEPVYIPEETGDDLLIDDDSDEMDLQKANLVAGSIASGLITPRSSTDMGSEQSIWPSSFAAPAIPFSFMNNSTETSSSNSPVGSSHMITPPHIEGPSPNVALGVSPHSSSPAESPQQHEVWGQFGQSLFQQAQQAQQAQQAQQVQQAQKAQAQAMLQMPTQFGQAQYDLSMFLTQGMPQNVPTAVAFPQQQREAMRTPPVPAAAPFDFGNFAIPDWLQQQPVGV from the coding sequence ATGGCGACCATCACCCCGCCCTCGACTTCGCCCATGTCCATGCCCCTCTCCATCAAGGTTGAGGCGGTTGGCATGGGTGGCCTTGCGCGccccgcggccgcggggCCGAacaagcccaagccgcgcaagcgcaacaacaacgccgagaagcgcgagcttCACAACGCCACTgagcgcgcacgccgcgaAACTCTGAATGGTCGCTTCGACACTCTCCGCGACCACGTACCAGGCCTCCGTggctgccgccgcgcctccAAGAGCGCTGTCGTCAACGGCGCCATTGcgtcgctcaaggacaaccgccgccgcagcctccTATCGGCCAAGGTCATCCGCGAACTCGCTGCCGAGCGCAACGAGCTCTTCGAGGAGTGCAACCGTCTCCGCCAGATGgcgcaccttcctcccaagACTGGCCCTACCAACCTCTGGAccgacgagatggcgcaGCTTTGcactgtcgaggaggagccggTCTACATCCCCGAAGAGACCGGTGACGACCTTTtgatcgacgacgactcggacgagatggaccTCCAGAAGGCCAACCTCGTTGCCGGCAGCATTGCATCTGGTCTCATCACtccgcgctcgtcgaccgaCATGGGCTCGGAGCAGTCGATCTGGCCTTCCTCATTTGCTGCTCCCGCGATCCCGTTCTCATTTATGAACAACTCGACTGAGACGTCTAGCTCGAACTCTCCTGTCGGCAGCTCGCACATGATCACGCCGCCGCACATTGAGGGTCCTTCGCCCAACGTCGCACTTGGCGTTTCGCCGcacagctcgtcgccggccGAGTCGCCACAGCAGCACGAGGTCTGGGGCCAGTTTGGCCAGAGCCTCTTCCAGCAGGCCCAGCAGGCTCAGCAGGCTCAGCAGGCCCAGCAGGTCCAGCAGGCTCAGAAGGCTCAGGCGCAGGCTATGCTCCAGATGCCGACCCAGTTCGGCCAGGCTCAGTACGACCTCTCGATGTTCCTTACGCAGGGAATGCCCCAGAACGTACCAACTGCTGTTGCGTtcccgcagcagcagcgtgAGGCCATGCGCACTCCCCCGGTCCCTGCGGCCGCGCCGTTTGACTTTGGCAACTTTGCCATCCCAGACTGGCTTCAGCAGCAGCCTGTCGGTGTCTAA
- a CDS encoding uncharacterized protein (Major Facilitator Superfamily), with translation MSSSPYPDKPVSQRTSQATLTNSLPDGCSYGSIPGKDESAAERVIWVDFPPDSRDNPFYFSTKRKVCITMCALIYCWYCSMTASAFAIQSGAMCEDLHCPHLGAEAGIGLYAWGAGVMPLFVAPVSEEFGRRPVYLCALFMLWMFHLMQGLAQNTATALIARFLTGIAGSVGTSVVGGTVADIFTPAHRGLPMMMTGFILYFSTGFGGMIFAFVTTHLGWRWTWWLILITLGACAPLFVFLMPETRGSIILRRRAKKLRQERGLNDGGRYLSHGEMNKVRFLTALKTSMIRPIIFLLTEPIVMFFSLWVALAWSVMYVQIAGLPYMMRTLYGFSTEQVGLVYLTACIGACFGYLGGYAQEFLYRRYAPTKGVEARLYTPMVAGVLFALGCFITGATASADIPWIASAIGQVVVITGVMIIYVTAFTYVSECYGTYASSAMASQSFLRNMVGGGIAFGTTSMFKGMTVRWALILMGGIASLLALVPFVAYYYGPAIRERSPYSRELMRQEREALDSERVQRELRGMDMTGAEDIEGDVYEKERD, from the exons ATGTCGTCCTCTCCCTACCCCGACAAACCCGTGTCGCAGCGCACATCGCAGGCGACACTCACCAACTCATTACCGGACGGGTGCAGCTATGGGAGTATCCCAGGTAAAGATGAGAGTGCTGCAGAACGCGTGATATGGGTCGACTTTCCGCCAGACAGCCGCGACAACCCGTTCTATTTCTCGACAAAACGAAAGGTCTGCATCACGATGTGTGCACTCATCTACTGCTGGTATTGCT ccatgaccgcctcggcgttTGCGATCCAGTCCGGCGCAATGTGTGAGGACCTGCACTGTCcccacctcggcgcggaaGCCGGTATCGGTCTCTACGCATGGGGAGCGGGAGTCATGCCTCTCTTCGTCGCCCCAGTGTCCGAGGAGTTTGGAAGGCGGCCAGTCTACCTCTGTGCGCTGTTCATGCTGTGGATGTTTCACCTCATGCAGGGCCTGGCACAGAACACTGCTACCGCGCTCATTGCTCGCTTCCTCACCGGCATCGCAGGCAGCGTCGGCACATCGGTGGTTGGAGGCACTGTCGCGGACATTTTCACGCCCGCTCACCGCGGGTTAccgatgatgatgacgggTTTCATCCTATACTTTTCCACCGGGTTCGGCGGCATGATCTTTGCGTTCGTCACCACCCACCTGGGATGGCGGTGGACGTGGTggctcatcctcatcacaCTCGGCGCATGTGCCCCGCTCTTCGTGTTCCTCATGCCCGAGACGCGCGGTTCCATCATCCTACGCCGGCGGGCGAAGAAACTGCGCCAGGAGCGCGGACTGAATGATGGAGGGAGATATCTCTCCCACGGTGAGATGAACAAGGTCCGCTTCCTGACGGCGCTCAAGACGAGCATGATCCGCCCAatcatcttcctcctcactgAGCCGATTGTCATGTTCTTCAGTCTCTgggtcgcgctcgcgtgGAGTGTCATGTACGTCCAGATCGCTGGATTACCATACATGATGCGGACGCTGTACGGTTTCAGCACGGAGCAAGTGGGCCTCGTCTACCTGACTGCTTG CATTGGCGCATGTTTCGGATATCTTGGTGGGTACGCGCAGGAATTCCTGTATAGGCGGTACGCGCCTACCAAGGGtgtcgaggcgcgcctgTACACGCCGATGGTTGCTGGTGTTCTCTTTGCCCTTGGATGTTTTATCACGGGCGCGACTGCGTCTGCCGACATTCCGTGGATTGCGAGTGCGATAGGCCAAGTGGTCGTGATCA CCGGTGTGATGATCATCTACGTCACGGCCTTTACCTACGTCTCTGAATGCTATGGGACgtacgcgtcgtcggccatggCGTCGCAGTCTTTCCTGCGTAACATGGTCGGAGGAGGGATTGCTTTCGGCACAACGTCCATGTTCAAGGGCATGACTGTGCGGTGGGCGCTCATTCTTATGGGTGGCATTGCGTCGCTGCTTGCGCTCGTGCCGTTTGTGGCGTACTATTACGGGCCGGCGATCCGGGAACGCTCGCCATACTCGCGCGAGTTGATGCGGCAGGAacgcgaggcgctcgactCGGAGCGCGTCCAGCGCGAGTTGAGGGGCATGGATATGACCGGGGCAGAGGAcatcgagggcgacgtgtatgagaaggagagggatTGA
- a CDS encoding uncharacterized protein (RNA recognition motif), with the protein MADTITKRVHVSGLIPSITVEHLRDRFRSFGTVVEVEEMGLNALGDPRPFAYLTLETTPTQFRKCLNIMSGATWRGTTLRVAEAKPRFDLRLEKECSPNPGKDARRISRRLKRAITRVGGKEAQDMRLVTRAKVAGRATSSFWVETDGHLIRPLAIRPAHPLPPVSAPKNDGAPPPKRARIRVIDPRRWSPTHTTDMPGNVEREAQWEFVEGEEEVGEDGRVHIGAWVRGGEQEEVRVRLPMEWSDAETESEEELVLSRERSASPLFPTRNGAASPLFPSRDGAASPLFPTKERSRSASPLFPTREALEGSTSPLFPVMDRIAWLKEEEDDAISRSSRATTPSPSPTRLAEGVALIEAEEEAAEESRLDKDKTMVEGERAVRSPTPAISPLKAAEGALLAAHARAALGEREEAERPIRSPTPEISPRKVAAALTDEVRAQAANERGAALSVMTSLLGTAPRVRKAQHEWTAFEEESDDDFSALKPQVYESSSDTEIAPVERARAPSPKTPDVALRARWIEEMELEEAEGDEPATVSNDLLEDMVLRLRGGAPDESDEEDTVLRLRGGAPDEGDKGSSSGSDSDSDSSGSDSDSDSSDSSDSSDSSDSSDSDDSSDDSSDDSDSDSSDDSDDSDDSDSDDSSSKSAVGPSSSAGAARLKDLFAPTSGGFSLFGVAPDLDIDETIVLQQTAEEPELAPLAAAPRSTFDASADIPLFFPLPVRPARKGEARSVLAPEEDGDVNGVAEEEEEGWGAQRRWGEQQETKPKEKARKRLVATETDAAMRERWEKRRLELTQGWKRRHREATLEVTWTGQPPLDFSTLHLVPLPDAPHATSEPLDVRNFLSPSRTPSDALELTLVPTAPLPAPSTGKYPKAPLWHIYYQPADLHRTSPRSTTLVSGPPSGSAHTSRITLEAPGRGTFPLALQVHVVSRAPDASERALGVAREAWIRSHRLNRLGVPSVPHWYGLYAGLADMDGRKVPVYAGLVAASGAPAQREAIVSAYKAIHDLGVVHRSAHPRNWHFGHGVAIGEWGRAHVRRRGFGFHREMDGVGIEWVENEIEFERMRTAETKRVKKFFAE; encoded by the exons ATGGCCGACACCATCACGAAGCGGGTCCACGTCAGCGGCCTCATACCCAGCATAACGGTCGAACATCTAAGAGACCGTTTCAGGAGCTTTGGCACTGTGGTAGAGGTCGAGGAAATGGGTCTGAACGCATTGG gcgaTCCCCGTCCCTTCGCATATCTTACGCTGGAGACTACACCGACTCAGTTCAGGAAAT GCCTCAACATCATGTCGGGCGCGACTTGGCGGGGCACAACTCTCCGCGTGGCAGAGGCCAAGCCACGCTTCGATCTCCG gtTGGAGAAGGAATGTAGCCCCAATCCGGGCAAGGATGCGCGCCGTATTTCGAGGCGCCTCAAGCGTGCCATCACCCGTGTTGGGGGAAAGGAGGCGCAGGACATGCGCCTCGTCACGCGAGCCAAGGTCGCGGGCCGCGCGACTTCGTCATTCTGGGTCGAAACTGATGGACACCTCATTCGTCCTCTCGCTATACGCCCAGCccatcctcttccgccCGTCAGTGCGCCGAAGAACGACGGTGCGCCCCCGCCGAAGCGGGCGCGGATTCGCGTGATCGACCCCCGCCGCTGGAGCCCAACACACACCACGGACATGCCGGGCAATGTGGAGCGGGAAGCGCAGTGGGAGTTtgtcgagggtgaggaggaggttggtgaggaTGGCCGGGTGCATATTGGCGCATGGGTTCGTGGTGgagagcaggaggaggtgcgcgTGCGCCTTCCGATGGAGTggagcgacgccgagactgagagtgaggaggagtTGGTACTCTCCCGCGAGCGCTCCGCGTCTCCGCTCTTCCCCACACGCAACGGCGCTGCGtcccccctcttcccttcgcgcgacggcgctgcttcccccctcttccccacCAAGGAACGCTCCCGCTCCGCTTCGCCCCTCTTCCCAACCCGCGAAGCACTCGAGGGATCTACATCCCCTCTCTTCCCGGTTATGGACCGCATCGCATGGCTcaaggaagaagaggacgacgcaATTTCGCgttcctcgcgcgcgacgaccccgtctccttcccccacccGTCTGGCTGAGGGCGTGGCCCTgatcgaggccgaggaagaagcAGCCGAGGAGTCGCGCCTCGATAAGGACAAGACCATGGTTGAGGGAGAGCGTGCTGTGCGTTCCCCAACCccggccatctcgccccTCAAGGCGGCTGAAGGAGCCCTCTTGGCCGCCCACGCGCGTGCAGCCCttggagagagggaggaggctgagcgtCCGATccgctcgccgacaccCGAGATCTCGCCGCGCAAGGTGGCCGCCGCTCTGActgacgaggtgcgcgcgcAGGCCGCCAACGAGCGTGGTGCGGCACTCAGTGTAATGACGTCGCTCCTGGGCACGGCGCCGCGTGTCAGGAAGGCGCAACATGAGTGGACGGCGTTCGAGGAGGAaagcgacgacgacttcaGCGCACTCAAGCCCCAGGTTTACGAGAGCTCTAGCGATACGGAGATTGCGCCTGTtgagcgtgcgcgtgcACCGTCTCCCAAGACGCCGGATGTTGCCCTTCGCGCGCGCTGgatcgaggagatggagctagaggaggcggagggggaCGAGCCAGCTACTGTGTCCAACGACCTGCTTGAGGACATGGTGCTCCGTCTCCGTGGCGGTGCGCCGGatgagagcgacgaggaggacacgGTGCTCCGtctgcgcggcggcgcacctgacgagggcgacaaGGGATCCAGCTCCggctcggactcggacagCGACAGCTCCggctcggactcggacagCGACAGCTCCGACAGCTCCGACAGCTCCGACTCCAGCGACAGCTCTGATTCGGATGACAGCTCGGATGACAGCTCGGATGAcagcgactcggactcTAGCGACGACTCTGACGACTCTGACGACTCTGACTCGGACGACTCCAGTTCGAAGTCAGCTGTAGGACCCTCTTCGTCCGCTGGTGCAGCGCGCCTGAAGGACCTGTTCGCACCCACGTCCGGCGGCTTCTCGCTTTTCGGCGTCGCtcccgacctcgacattgacgagACCATCGTCCTCCAGCAAACGGCTGAGGAACCAGAGTTGGCCCCtcttgccgccgcgccgcgatCCACGTTCGACGCGAGTGCTGACATTCCGCTTTTCTTCCCACTCCCGGTGCGGCCCGCGCGGAAGGGTGAGGCACGGAGTGTGCTCGCgccagaggaggatggtgaCGTCAACGgggtggcggaggaggaggaggagggatgggGCGCCCAGAGACGGTGGGGAGAGCAGCAGGAAACCAAgcccaaggagaaggctcGCAAGCGGCTTGTGGCGACTGAGACGGACGCAGCGATGCGCGAGCGATGGGAGAAGCGCCGGCTGGAGCTTACGCAGGGCTGGAAGCGGCGACACCGTGAGGCG acaCTCGAGGTGACCTGGACCGGTCAACCGCCTCTCGATTTCTCGACGCTACACCTCGTCCCTCTCCCCGACGCACCGCACGCAACCTCTGAGCCGCTGGACGTCCGCAACTTCCTCAGCCCGTCGCGCACCCCTTCCGACGCACTGGAACTCACTCTCGTACCCACCGCTCCCCTGCCTGCCCCATCGACAGGCAAGTATCCCAAGGCACCCCTATGGCACATCTACTACCAACCAGCCGATCTCCACCGCACGAGTCCCAGAAGCACAACTCTAGTGAGCGGCCCACCCTCCGGATCGGCCCACACCTCGCGGATAACGCTGGAAGCGCCCGGCCGCGGAACGTTCCCCCTAGCTCTACAAGTACACGTTGTGAGCCGTGCTCCCGACGCATCGGAGAGGGCATTGGGGGTTGCTCGTGAAGCCTGGATCAGGTCGCACCGCCTAAACCGGCTGGGTGTGCCATCCGTTCCTCACTGGTACGGCCTCTACGCTGGATTGGCCGACATGGACGGCCGTAAAGTCCCAGTCTACGCCGGCCTGGTTGCGGCCAGTGGCGCGCCTGCTCAACG TGAGGCCATCGTTTCGGCGTATAAGGCAATCCACGATCTGGGGGTCGTGCATAGGTCGGCGCATCCACGCAATTGGCATTTCGGGCACGGCGTGGCTATTGGCGAGTGGGGCCGCGCGCATGTTCGCCGGCGCGGGTTCGGGTTTCATCGCGAGATGGATGGGGTCGGGATCGAGTGGGTCGAGAACGAGATTGAGTTTGAGCGGATGCGCACCGCCGAGACAAAGCGCGTCAAGAAGTTTTTTGCTGAGTAG